A genome region from Sphingobium sp. CR2-8 includes the following:
- a CDS encoding dienelactone hydrolase family protein, whose translation MTTDRSDDAMPAVERLPEDRSWIDSTGLARRQILAGGAFAAGFAAACRPVASSAVQTPGEGLTEENISIPASDGFAMPAFVARPAGKKGAPIIVVVHEIFGVHEWIRDVCRRFAKAGYYAIAPDLFARHGDATKVADMKQLIGTIVSQAPDAQVLTDIDTTYVWAGSHGGDAKRRGITGFCWGGRIVWLYAAHSADLDAGVAYYGRLVSDKTALQPLSAIEEVGKLKAPVLGQYGELDKGIPVADVDAMRAALKKAGKSPPDAITVHAGAQHGFMADYRPSYNEAAAKAAWDATTAWFGTYVKR comes from the coding sequence ATGACGACCGACCGCAGCGATGATGCCATGCCCGCCGTCGAGCGGCTGCCCGAAGACCGTAGCTGGATCGATTCCACCGGGCTGGCGCGGCGGCAGATATTGGCGGGTGGTGCGTTCGCGGCCGGGTTTGCGGCGGCCTGCCGCCCGGTCGCCAGCAGCGCGGTGCAGACGCCGGGCGAGGGGTTGACGGAGGAAAATATCTCCATCCCCGCCAGCGACGGCTTTGCCATGCCCGCCTTCGTCGCACGGCCTGCGGGCAAGAAGGGTGCGCCGATCATCGTCGTCGTGCATGAAATTTTCGGCGTGCATGAATGGATCCGCGACGTCTGCCGCCGCTTCGCCAAGGCGGGCTATTATGCCATCGCGCCCGACCTGTTTGCGCGGCATGGCGACGCGACCAAGGTTGCAGACATGAAGCAGCTGATCGGCACGATCGTGTCGCAGGCGCCCGACGCGCAGGTTCTGACCGACATCGACACCACCTATGTCTGGGCCGGAAGCCATGGGGGCGATGCGAAGCGGCGCGGCATTACCGGTTTCTGCTGGGGCGGGCGGATCGTCTGGCTCTATGCCGCGCACAGCGCCGATCTGGACGCCGGGGTCGCCTATTATGGGCGGCTGGTTTCGGACAAGACGGCCTTGCAGCCGCTCAGCGCGATCGAGGAAGTAGGCAAGCTCAAGGCCCCGGTGCTGGGCCAATATGGCGAACTGGACAAAGGCATCCCGGTGGCGGACGTGGACGCGATGCGCGCCGCGCTGAAAAAAGCGGGGAAGTCGCCGCCCGATGCGATCACCGTCCATGCCGGCGCGCAACATGGCTTCATGGCCGACTATCGTCCCAGCTATAACGAGGCGGCCGCCAAGGCGGCGTGGGACGCGACGACCGCCTGGTTCGGCACCTATGTGAAGAGATGA
- a CDS encoding peroxiredoxin, whose protein sequence is MKRLSLLLAAAVALSSSGAMAALAIGTKAPDFTTRGAQAGKTFTLTLSHQLKRGPVVLYFFPKAFTPGCSAEAREFAENIDKFKAAGATVIGMSADSVDDLVAFSTKECAGKFAVASAGPAIVSGYDVALKMRPGMTDRTSYVIAPSGRVAFVHSEMNYAEHVKSTLAAVQAMKQK, encoded by the coding sequence ATGAAGCGTCTGTCTCTCCTCCTCGCCGCTGCCGTCGCCCTCAGCTCCAGCGGCGCCATGGCCGCGCTTGCGATCGGGACGAAGGCGCCCGACTTCACCACGCGCGGCGCGCAGGCGGGCAAGACCTTCACACTGACCCTGTCGCATCAGTTGAAGCGCGGACCGGTGGTGCTGTATTTCTTCCCCAAGGCGTTCACGCCGGGCTGTTCGGCCGAAGCGCGCGAGTTCGCGGAAAATATCGACAAGTTCAAGGCGGCGGGCGCAACCGTCATCGGCATGTCGGCCGATTCGGTGGATGATCTCGTCGCCTTTTCGACCAAGGAATGCGCGGGCAAGTTCGCCGTCGCATCGGCGGGGCCGGCCATCGTGTCGGGCTATGACGTGGCGCTCAAGATGCGACCGGGCATGACCGACCGTACCTCCTATGTCATCGCGCCGTCGGGCCGCGTCGCCTTCGTCCATAGCGAAATGAACTATGCCGAACATGTGAAGAGCACATTGGCGGCGGTGCAGGCGATGAAGCAGAAATAA
- the recF gene encoding DNA replication/repair protein RecF (All proteins in this family for which functions are known are DNA-binding proteins that assist the filamentation of RecA onto DNA for the initiation of recombination or recombinational repair.), whose protein sequence is MIGRLTLSDFRNHADALILPDHSFILLTGDNGAGKTNILEAVSMLAPGRGLRGAALSAMARQDGAGGFGVAAEVDGVVLGTGVAAASPDRRQVRIGGVASSANALADHLAIVWLTPAMDRLFLDSPGGRRRFLDRLTLALHPGHAVHSARYDAAMRARNRLLTDPRRADPSWLSALEAQMGEHGTALARARSDLVTRLNAVLADQPDAPFARPLIAIDGEEASDEPWAWRLARDRRRDAAAGRTLSGPHRHDMAVTHVAKGQPAALCSTGEQKALLLSILLAHAALVAADRGQPPVLLLDEVAAHLDPLRRAALFERLRATGGQVWMTGTESSLFNDLDSATRLTVTAGHVFRSAT, encoded by the coding sequence ATGATCGGCCGCCTGACCTTGAGCGATTTCCGCAACCATGCGGACGCGCTGATCCTGCCCGATCACAGCTTCATCCTGCTGACCGGCGACAATGGCGCGGGCAAGACCAATATATTGGAAGCGGTGTCGATGCTCGCCCCGGGCAGGGGGCTGCGCGGTGCGGCGCTGTCCGCCATGGCGCGGCAGGATGGGGCGGGCGGCTTCGGCGTCGCGGCGGAGGTCGATGGCGTGGTGCTGGGCACCGGGGTCGCGGCCGCCAGTCCGGACCGGCGGCAGGTGCGGATCGGCGGCGTCGCATCATCCGCCAATGCGCTGGCCGACCATCTGGCGATCGTCTGGCTGACCCCCGCGATGGACCGGTTGTTCCTGGACAGTCCGGGCGGGCGGCGGCGCTTCCTGGATCGGCTGACGCTGGCGTTGCATCCGGGCCATGCCGTCCACAGCGCGCGCTATGACGCGGCGATGCGGGCGCGCAACCGGTTGCTGACCGATCCACGCCGGGCCGATCCATCCTGGCTGTCGGCGCTGGAGGCGCAGATGGGCGAGCATGGCACGGCACTGGCGCGCGCGCGCAGCGATCTGGTGACGCGGCTCAACGCCGTGCTGGCCGATCAGCCTGATGCCCCCTTCGCCCGCCCGCTGATTGCCATCGACGGCGAAGAGGCGAGCGACGAACCCTGGGCATGGCGGTTGGCGCGCGACCGGCGACGCGATGCGGCGGCGGGCCGGACATTGAGCGGGCCGCATCGTCACGACATGGCTGTCACGCATGTCGCCAAGGGGCAGCCCGCCGCGCTCTGCTCCACCGGCGAGCAGAAGGCGCTGCTGCTGTCGATCCTGCTCGCCCACGCCGCGCTGGTTGCGGCCGACCGCGGCCAGCCGCCTGTCCTGCTGCTCGACGAAGTGGCGGCGCATCTCGACCCGCTGCGGCGCGCCGCGCTGTTCGAGCGATTGCGCGCCACCGGGGGGCAGGTATGGATGACGGGTACGGAATCCAGTCTTTTCAACGATCTGGATAGTGCCACACGATTGACCGTAACCGCTGGTCATGTGTTTCGTTCCGCAACATAA
- a CDS encoding CHAP domain-containing protein, whose product MIVGFRAFFAASILALSTFFAVPATAGTLQCAPFARQVSGIDIHGNANTWWGQADGRYDRGHEPRVGAVLAFAASRSMPVGHVAMVSKVLSGREVLLTHANWSYRGGIERNVRAIDVSANNDWTDVRVWYGPIGDLGLRSNPARGFIYAQAPKSVDQPVQIASADTATGGAAIHAAF is encoded by the coding sequence ATGATCGTTGGTTTTCGCGCGTTTTTCGCGGCGTCTATTCTTGCGCTTTCGACTTTCTTCGCTGTTCCCGCGACCGCCGGTACGCTCCAGTGCGCACCCTTCGCCCGTCAGGTTTCCGGTATCGACATCCATGGCAACGCCAACACTTGGTGGGGTCAGGCCGATGGCCGCTATGATCGTGGCCATGAACCGCGCGTCGGCGCCGTCCTGGCCTTTGCCGCCAGCCGGTCGATGCCGGTGGGCCATGTCGCCATGGTCAGCAAGGTGCTGAGCGGCCGCGAAGTGCTGCTGACCCATGCCAACTGGTCCTATCGCGGCGGTATCGAGCGCAATGTGCGCGCGATCGACGTGTCGGCCAACAACGACTGGACCGATGTGCGGGTATGGTATGGCCCGATCGGCGACCTCGGCCTCCGCTCCAACCCGGCGCGCGGCTTCATCTATGCGCAGGCGCCCAAGAGCGTCGATCAGCCGGTGCAGATCGCGTCGGCCGACACCGCCACCGGCGGCGCGGCGATCCACGCCGCTTTCTGA
- a CDS encoding CHAP domain-containing protein, translating into MFRTICWTAALLLSGLAAAPSWGSAVLQCVPYARTVSGVTIRGDAFTWWDQANGQYKRGTKPKKGAVLAFRPNGPMVLGHVAVISKVLDDRRVLIRHANWSVPGAIEEDVLAIDVSDAGDWSQVRVWHSPTGQMGARINPTYGFIYPAKAKLHDFTPDPTLGASVRFAKVDADMWDALAMPRMPSQPSVVQTPYSPVDARAVQVAQARPVPSKSSRRAAPRLEADPFVVEYADATPSQRTLSAIIADVRREAVMN; encoded by the coding sequence ATGTTTCGAACGATATGCTGGACGGCGGCGCTGCTGCTGTCCGGTCTGGCGGCTGCGCCCTCCTGGGGATCGGCGGTGCTGCAATGCGTGCCCTACGCCCGCACGGTGTCGGGCGTGACGATCAGGGGCGACGCGTTCACCTGGTGGGATCAGGCGAACGGTCAGTATAAAAGGGGCACCAAGCCTAAAAAGGGCGCGGTGCTCGCGTTCCGGCCCAATGGTCCGATGGTGTTGGGCCATGTCGCGGTTATCAGCAAGGTGCTGGACGACCGGCGCGTGTTGATCCGGCATGCCAATTGGTCGGTGCCCGGCGCGATCGAGGAAGATGTGCTGGCGATCGACGTGTCGGACGCGGGCGACTGGAGCCAGGTGCGCGTGTGGCACAGCCCGACGGGCCAGATGGGCGCGCGGATCAACCCGACCTATGGTTTCATCTATCCCGCCAAGGCGAAGCTGCACGACTTCACCCCCGACCCGACATTGGGCGCGAGCGTGCGGTTCGCGAAGGTCGATGCGGATATGTGGGACGCGCTGGCGATGCCCCGGATGCCAAGCCAGCCGAGCGTGGTGCAAACGCCCTACAGCCCTGTCGATGCGCGCGCCGTGCAAGTCGCGCAAGCCAGGCCCGTGCCATCCAAATCGTCGCGCAGGGCCGCGCCCCGTCTGGAGGCCGATCCCTTCGTCGTCGAATATGCCGACGCCACGCCATCGCAACGTACGCTGAGCGCGATCATCGCCGATGTGCGGCGCGAAGCCGTCATGAACTGA
- a CDS encoding DUF3297 family protein, translating to MSDTPPDHLSTNPRSPHFDMEVLQRGIGIRFKGRERKDVEEYNISEGWIRVAAGKSRDRHGNPLTIKLNGEVEAWFENPAESAEDKPAEDKAAEDKASDAE from the coding sequence ATGAGCGATACGCCCCCCGACCACCTGTCCACCAATCCGCGCAGCCCCCATTTCGACATGGAGGTGCTCCAACGCGGTATCGGCATCCGGTTCAAGGGCCGCGAGCGCAAGGATGTCGAGGAATATAATATCTCGGAAGGCTGGATTCGCGTCGCCGCGGGCAAGAGCCGCGACCGCCATGGCAATCCGCTGACGATCAAGCTGAACGGCGAGGTGGAGGCTTGGTTCGAAAATCCGGCCGAAAGCGCGGAAGACAAGCCTGCCGAAGACAAGGCAGCCGAAGATAAGGCGAGCGACGCCGAATAA
- a CDS encoding S1 family peptidase: protein MRGKKGRGGCGCLPFLLGGLLLVAWFGQDVTPPRLEIEQFDPRSPRRPTPGWSDEQFVIEDGPDRPADSMGTAFAVDRDGAWLTAQHVTHGCTRVGLEDGRFARPVSRLIESREADAALVRDGLPSDAALPLSDRMPQPGTPGYHMGFPTGEPMLVMSELIGEASARRGRSGLTQPVLAWAEKGRIPSGDGTLSGISGGPVFAEDGHVVGINSASTDRRGRILTTAPDAVMRLMAASGAVDESPVAYPFADLADAESRFATWLDEGVIRRIFCDVDEKRGG, encoded by the coding sequence ATGCGCGGCAAAAAGGGCCGTGGCGGTTGCGGATGCCTGCCCTTCCTATTGGGCGGCCTGTTGCTGGTCGCCTGGTTCGGGCAGGATGTCACGCCGCCACGACTGGAGATCGAGCAGTTCGACCCGCGATCGCCCCGCCGCCCGACGCCAGGCTGGAGCGACGAGCAGTTCGTGATCGAGGATGGGCCGGATCGCCCGGCCGATTCGATGGGCACCGCCTTTGCCGTCGATCGCGACGGCGCATGGCTGACGGCGCAGCATGTCACCCATGGCTGCACGCGGGTGGGACTGGAGGATGGCCGCTTCGCCCGGCCGGTGTCGCGCCTGATCGAAAGCCGGGAGGCGGACGCGGCGCTGGTGCGCGACGGTCTGCCGAGCGACGCCGCCCTGCCCCTGTCCGACCGCATGCCGCAACCGGGCACGCCGGGCTATCATATGGGCTTTCCCACGGGCGAGCCGATGCTGGTCATGTCCGAACTGATCGGCGAAGCCAGCGCCCGGCGCGGGCGGAGCGGCCTGACGCAGCCGGTGCTGGCCTGGGCCGAAAAAGGGCGCATCCCGTCGGGCGACGGCACATTGTCGGGCATCAGCGGCGGCCCCGTCTTTGCCGAGGACGGCCATGTCGTGGGCATCAACAGCGCGTCGACCGACCGGCGCGGCCGCATCCTGACCACCGCGCCCGATGCCGTCATGCGATTGATGGCGGCCAGCGGCGCGGTGGACGAAAGCCCGGTCGCCTATCCCTTCGCGGACCTGGCCGACGCGGAAAGCCGCTTTGCCACCTGGCTGGACGAAGGGGTGATCCGCCGTATCTTCTGCGACGTCGATGAAAAGCGCGGTGGTTGA
- a CDS encoding DUF350 domain-containing protein: MTDPMPVIQSLLSGLPILLLHLGSATLVWMVALGIYMWITPHDEFALIRGGNESAAISLGGAAIGLAVPLAFCLAGSINVWDIVIWGSVTLVLQLVAFRLVDFLLGTLSARIEANERSAAIFLAMMKAAIACLTAAAVAG, translated from the coding sequence ATGACCGATCCCATGCCCGTTATCCAGAGCCTCCTGTCGGGCCTGCCGATCCTGCTGCTGCACTTGGGCAGCGCGACCTTGGTCTGGATGGTGGCGCTCGGCATCTATATGTGGATCACCCCGCATGACGAGTTCGCCCTGATCCGGGGCGGCAACGAATCCGCCGCCATATCGCTGGGCGGCGCGGCGATCGGGTTGGCGGTGCCGCTGGCATTCTGCCTGGCCGGATCGATCAACGTCTGGGACATCGTCATCTGGGGCAGCGTCACGCTGGTGCTGCAACTCGTCGCCTTCCGCCTGGTCGATTTCCTGCTGGGCACCCTGTCCGCACGAATAGAGGCGAACGAACGATCGGCCGCGATCTTCCTGGCGATGATGAAGGCCGCGATCGCCTGCCTGACCGCCGCCGCGGTGGCGGGCTGA
- a CDS encoding cyclopropane-fatty-acyl-phospholipid synthase family protein, with protein sequence MKLFELVLKRLVTRGRLTVHYANGKTISVGQADPDFPDLALRFKDGRVPFDIVKDPRLGMAEAWIDGRVGIEGGGIMEFLSMIRANNPWEQGKSIEGKSLLKRSVGSVRQRLWRANHKARSKANVAHHYDLSGALYALFLDRDRQYSCAYYPDIGNEAGISLEQAQEDKKAHIAAKLHLKPGMKVLDIGCGWGGMALYLHRTCGVDVTGITLSEEQLKVARQRAVDAGVADHVRFELIDYRDMQGPFDRIVSVGMFEHVGTAHYRAFYDKCRSLLTMDGVMLIHTIGRMGGPGTTDAFTQKYIFPGGYIPALSEMVAGSEGTRLMVTDVEVLRVHYGLTLREWYKRTMAHKADIVALYDERFFRLWTFYLAGAATVFEHGGMVNFQIQYARDRRTLPITRDYMQEAEAALRGR encoded by the coding sequence ATGAAACTGTTTGAACTGGTTCTCAAGCGGTTGGTCACGCGCGGCCGACTGACCGTCCACTATGCCAATGGCAAGACGATCAGCGTGGGGCAGGCCGACCCTGATTTCCCCGACCTGGCGCTGCGGTTCAAGGATGGCCGGGTACCGTTCGACATCGTGAAGGACCCGCGCCTGGGGATGGCCGAAGCCTGGATCGACGGGCGGGTCGGCATCGAGGGGGGCGGCATCATGGAATTCCTGTCCATGATCCGCGCCAACAATCCCTGGGAACAGGGCAAGTCGATCGAGGGCAAGAGCCTGCTCAAGCGTAGCGTCGGCAGCGTCCGGCAAAGGCTGTGGCGCGCCAATCACAAGGCGCGGTCAAAGGCCAATGTCGCCCATCATTACGACCTGTCGGGCGCGCTCTACGCCCTGTTCCTCGATCGCGACCGCCAATATAGCTGTGCCTATTATCCCGACATAGGCAATGAGGCCGGGATCAGCCTGGAGCAGGCGCAGGAGGACAAGAAGGCGCATATCGCCGCCAAGCTGCACCTGAAACCCGGCATGAAGGTGCTGGACATCGGTTGCGGCTGGGGTGGGATGGCGCTGTACCTGCACCGCACCTGCGGCGTCGACGTGACCGGCATCACCCTGTCGGAAGAACAGCTCAAGGTCGCACGGCAGCGCGCCGTGGATGCGGGCGTCGCCGACCATGTCCGTTTCGAACTGATCGACTATCGCGACATGCAGGGACCGTTCGACCGGATCGTGTCGGTGGGCATGTTCGAACATGTCGGCACCGCCCATTATCGCGCATTTTACGACAAGTGCCGCAGCCTGCTGACCATGGACGGCGTGATGCTGATCCACACCATCGGCCGGATGGGCGGGCCGGGCACCACCGACGCCTTCACCCAGAAATATATCTTCCCCGGCGGCTACATCCCCGCTTTGTCGGAAATGGTCGCGGGCAGCGAAGGCACGCGATTGATGGTGACCGACGTGGAGGTGCTACGCGTCCATTACGGCCTGACGCTGCGCGAATGGTATAAGCGGACCATGGCGCACAAGGCCGACATCGTCGCCCTTTATGACGAACGTTTCTTTCGTCTGTGGACCTTCTACCTGGCGGGCGCGGCAACCGTGTTCGAACATGGCGGCATGGTCAATTTCCAAATCCAATATGCGCGCGACCGTCGCACCCTGCCCATCACCCGCGACTATATGCAGGAAGCCGAAGCCGCGCTGCGGGGACGGTGA
- a CDS encoding molybdopterin-binding protein: MILTRRTLLLGATATLAGCDQLARNDSFREALFSAENFHKWAQRGLMAPNALAREFRPDQLSPVFRANGTANPNTPAYKALWRGGFADWRLRITGLVTQELSLSLSQLRALPHREQITRHDCVEGWSAIGKWRGVPLKTILDGAGLRSRARYIVFHCADTMGSGLPYYESIDLADAFHPQTILAFALNDRPLPVANGAPLRLRVERQLGYKHAKYLMGIEAVDSLAAIGRGKGGYWEDRADYDWYAGI, from the coding sequence ATGATCCTGACCCGCCGCACCCTGCTGCTGGGCGCGACCGCGACACTGGCGGGGTGCGACCAGCTGGCGCGCAACGACTCCTTCCGCGAGGCGCTCTTCTCCGCTGAAAATTTCCACAAATGGGCGCAGCGCGGCCTGATGGCGCCGAACGCTTTGGCGCGGGAGTTCCGGCCCGACCAACTGTCCCCCGTCTTTCGCGCCAACGGCACCGCCAATCCCAATACGCCCGCCTATAAGGCGCTGTGGCGCGGGGGCTTTGCCGACTGGCGCCTGCGCATCACCGGCCTCGTCACGCAGGAACTGTCGCTTTCGCTGTCGCAATTGCGCGCCCTGCCCCATCGCGAACAGATCACCCGCCACGACTGCGTCGAAGGATGGAGCGCCATCGGCAAGTGGCGCGGCGTGCCGCTGAAGACGATCCTGGACGGCGCGGGGCTGCGCAGCCGGGCGCGCTACATCGTCTTCCACTGCGCCGACACGATGGGCAGCGGCCTGCCCTATTATGAAAGCATCGATCTGGCCGACGCCTTCCACCCCCAGACGATTCTGGCCTTTGCCCTGAACGACCGGCCGCTGCCCGTCGCCAATGGCGCGCCGCTGCGGCTGCGCGTCGAGCGGCAGCTTGGTTATAAACATGCCAAATATCTCATGGGGATAGAGGCGGTCGACAGCCTGGCCGCCATCGGCCGGGGCAAGGGCGGCTATTGGGAAGACCGGGCCGACTATGACTGGTATGCCGGGATTTGA